A stretch of the Uranotaenia lowii strain MFRU-FL chromosome 3, ASM2978415v1, whole genome shotgun sequence genome encodes the following:
- the LOC129754307 gene encoding ovochymase-2-like isoform X1, which translates to MLSEKCVKIMTKMFKFLVLCVLSLHYTVVNCQDNFSRLPAPDYFKRDNIFDCESRFYSTKPSVNKFDIDKNDPAVFGGFRVFNGEYQHMAAIGWMLENKVQYLCGGTLITEKFVLTAAHCVIPIEGVPPSIVRLGDTDLGNSQYDFEAQEFSILRIKRHPQHRFAQRYHDLALIELNGTARFTQEVCPACLWLEDEVPKGPLFIVGFGEKEFGGGPSDTLQQGQVSPMPLAECVGLFEIDRRIPNGLIESQFCASNPVMDTCQGDSGGPIEVRRIDFADRQFPMVVGVTSFGTPCVNGSKGVYTKVSYYLDWIERETNESFSYDTCQNRCNIRQTGANAVGYETMPGIVHLLINESADSFYNCTGALIDDRFVLTSASCAKYLDKNASHIHIPRREEIIQIDEIFIHPLYKTGNLSNDVALIKMSKYLEQNATIKPVCLWNKDLPDNGSSKFVLKSNTHKDLRPDKYFTKSFWGSDEHCLDQEAVNELCIENETPFIPSICDILPGGPILDSRDGYIPFLYGIVSHKSKGCDQRLYGSRIRPHLDWIESIIFKMWLNDEYLFS; encoded by the exons ATGCTCAGTGAAAAGTGTGTTAAAATAATgactaaaatgtttaaatttctaGTGCTATGTGTGTTAAGCTTACATTACACTGTAGTGAATTGTCAAGATAACTTCAGTCGACTGCCTGCTCCTGATTACTTCAAAAGAGACAATATATTTG ATTGCGAATCAAGGTTCTACTCAACAAAGCCGTCAGTCAACAAGTTTGATA TTGATAAAAATGATCCGGCTGTTTTCGGTGGATTTCGAGTATTCAACGGTGAATATCAACATATG GCCGCTATTGGATGGATGCTGGAAAATAAAGTGCAATACCTGTGTGGAGGAACGTTAATCACGGAAAAATTCGTTCTTACTGCAGCTCACTGTGTGATACCGATTGAAGG AGTCCCGCCTTCCATCGTAAGACTGGGTGACACCGACCTCGGTAACTCGCAGTACGACTTTGAGGCGCAGGAATTCTCAATTCTGCGAATCAAAAGGCATCCGCAGCATCGATTCGCCCAGCGCTACCACGATCTAGCTCTAATTGAACTGAACGGAACCGCCCGATTTACTCAGGAAGTTTGTCCGGCGTGTCTGTGGCTGGAAGATGAAGTCCCCAAAGGGCCGTTGTTTATTGTAGGATTTGGCGAGAAGGAATTCGGTGGAGGACCCAGCGATACGCTTCAACAAGGACAGGTTTCGCCGATGCCGCTGGCTGAATGTGTAGGACTgtttgaaatcgatcgaagaaTTCCCAACGGGTTGATAGAGAGTCAATTCTGTGCGTCAAATCCGGTAATGGATACGTGTCAG GGTGATTCAGGAGGTCCCATTGAAGTGCGAAGGATCGACTTTGCAGATCGTCAATTTCCAATGGTCGTTGGAGTAACATCATTCGGAACACCTTGCGTTAATGGTTCAAAAGGAGTTTACACCAAGGTGTCCTACTATCTGGATTGGATTGAGCGTGAAACTAATGAGTCTTTCAGCTATGACACATGTCAAAATCGCTGCAATATTAGACAAACGGGAGCAAATGCCGTAGGGTATGAGACCATGCCAGGAATAGTGCACCTTCTGATCAATGAATCAGCTGATAGCTTCTACAACTGCACTGGAGCATTAATTGATGATAGATTTGTGCTTACGTCAGCATcctgcgcaaaatatttggataaGAATGCATCACACATACACATCCCTAGAAGAGAAGAAATTAtacaaattgatgaaattttcattcatcctTTGTACAAAACCGGAAATTTGTCGAATGATGTAGCCctcataaaaatgtcaaaataccTTGAGCAGAATGCCACCATCAAACCAGTTTGCTTGTGGAACAAGGATTTGCCCGATAATGGATCCTCCAAATTTGTGCTGAAATCCAACACCCATAAAGATCTTAGGCCTGATAAATATTTTACTAAATCTTTTTGGGGATCTGATGAACATTGTTTAGATCAAGAGGCCGTCAATGAGCTGTGTATCGAGAATGAAACTCCATTCATTCCTAGCATTTGTGAT atattacCTGGAGGACCAATCCTGGATAGTCGAGATGGATATATACCATTTTTGTATGGAATTGTTTCTCATAAAAGTAAAGGATGTGACCAGAGGCTGTACGGATCCCGCATAAGGCCACACTTGGATTGGATTGAAagcatcatttttaaaatgtggCTCAACGATGAGTACTTATTCTCCTGA
- the LOC129754307 gene encoding ovochymase-2-like isoform X2: MAAIGWMLENKVQYLCGGTLITEKFVLTAAHCVIPIEGVPPSIVRLGDTDLGNSQYDFEAQEFSILRIKRHPQHRFAQRYHDLALIELNGTARFTQEVCPACLWLEDEVPKGPLFIVGFGEKEFGGGPSDTLQQGQVSPMPLAECVGLFEIDRRIPNGLIESQFCASNPVMDTCQGDSGGPIEVRRIDFADRQFPMVVGVTSFGTPCVNGSKGVYTKVSYYLDWIERETNESFSYDTCQNRCNIRQTGANAVGYETMPGIVHLLINESADSFYNCTGALIDDRFVLTSASCAKYLDKNASHIHIPRREEIIQIDEIFIHPLYKTGNLSNDVALIKMSKYLEQNATIKPVCLWNKDLPDNGSSKFVLKSNTHKDLRPDKYFTKSFWGSDEHCLDQEAVNELCIENETPFIPSICDILPGGPILDSRDGYIPFLYGIVSHKSKGCDQRLYGSRIRPHLDWIESIIFKMWLNDEYLFS, translated from the exons ATG GCCGCTATTGGATGGATGCTGGAAAATAAAGTGCAATACCTGTGTGGAGGAACGTTAATCACGGAAAAATTCGTTCTTACTGCAGCTCACTGTGTGATACCGATTGAAGG AGTCCCGCCTTCCATCGTAAGACTGGGTGACACCGACCTCGGTAACTCGCAGTACGACTTTGAGGCGCAGGAATTCTCAATTCTGCGAATCAAAAGGCATCCGCAGCATCGATTCGCCCAGCGCTACCACGATCTAGCTCTAATTGAACTGAACGGAACCGCCCGATTTACTCAGGAAGTTTGTCCGGCGTGTCTGTGGCTGGAAGATGAAGTCCCCAAAGGGCCGTTGTTTATTGTAGGATTTGGCGAGAAGGAATTCGGTGGAGGACCCAGCGATACGCTTCAACAAGGACAGGTTTCGCCGATGCCGCTGGCTGAATGTGTAGGACTgtttgaaatcgatcgaagaaTTCCCAACGGGTTGATAGAGAGTCAATTCTGTGCGTCAAATCCGGTAATGGATACGTGTCAG GGTGATTCAGGAGGTCCCATTGAAGTGCGAAGGATCGACTTTGCAGATCGTCAATTTCCAATGGTCGTTGGAGTAACATCATTCGGAACACCTTGCGTTAATGGTTCAAAAGGAGTTTACACCAAGGTGTCCTACTATCTGGATTGGATTGAGCGTGAAACTAATGAGTCTTTCAGCTATGACACATGTCAAAATCGCTGCAATATTAGACAAACGGGAGCAAATGCCGTAGGGTATGAGACCATGCCAGGAATAGTGCACCTTCTGATCAATGAATCAGCTGATAGCTTCTACAACTGCACTGGAGCATTAATTGATGATAGATTTGTGCTTACGTCAGCATcctgcgcaaaatatttggataaGAATGCATCACACATACACATCCCTAGAAGAGAAGAAATTAtacaaattgatgaaattttcattcatcctTTGTACAAAACCGGAAATTTGTCGAATGATGTAGCCctcataaaaatgtcaaaataccTTGAGCAGAATGCCACCATCAAACCAGTTTGCTTGTGGAACAAGGATTTGCCCGATAATGGATCCTCCAAATTTGTGCTGAAATCCAACACCCATAAAGATCTTAGGCCTGATAAATATTTTACTAAATCTTTTTGGGGATCTGATGAACATTGTTTAGATCAAGAGGCCGTCAATGAGCTGTGTATCGAGAATGAAACTCCATTCATTCCTAGCATTTGTGAT atattacCTGGAGGACCAATCCTGGATAGTCGAGATGGATATATACCATTTTTGTATGGAATTGTTTCTCATAAAAGTAAAGGATGTGACCAGAGGCTGTACGGATCCCGCATAAGGCCACACTTGGATTGGATTGAAagcatcatttttaaaatgtggCTCAACGATGAGTACTTATTCTCCTGA